A window of Marinobacter salarius contains these coding sequences:
- a CDS encoding SDR family oxidoreductase, giving the protein MFTNRVVWITGASSGIGEALAARFARENARVVLSARRQPELERVRQHCIDAGAAPENMLVLPLDVTDLPSLPVAADHVISHFGQIDLLINNAGLSQRSLCKDTELSVYQKLLDVDVMGQIALTKAVLPHMLERQSGHLAVTASVAGKVGVPLRTGYCAAKHAVMGFFDALRAEVEDDDILVSTITPGFIRTDISRNALAADGSAFGEEDENIAGGMDVGECADVIVSALAKGKREIPVGKGKEMAALWVKRVAPEMMFKLARKQN; this is encoded by the coding sequence ATGTTTACCAACAGAGTCGTGTGGATCACCGGCGCCTCGTCCGGCATTGGTGAGGCCCTGGCAGCCAGGTTTGCGCGCGAAAATGCAAGAGTTGTTCTTTCGGCGCGACGCCAGCCAGAGCTGGAGAGGGTCCGCCAGCACTGCATTGATGCCGGCGCTGCCCCGGAAAACATGCTGGTATTGCCTCTTGACGTTACCGACCTGCCCTCACTTCCGGTGGCTGCCGACCACGTCATCAGTCACTTCGGCCAGATCGACCTGTTGATCAACAACGCCGGCCTTTCCCAACGTTCTCTGTGCAAAGATACCGAGCTGTCGGTGTACCAGAAGCTACTGGATGTGGATGTGATGGGGCAGATTGCGCTGACCAAGGCCGTGCTCCCCCATATGCTGGAGCGCCAATCCGGACACCTGGCAGTGACCGCCAGCGTGGCCGGTAAAGTCGGCGTCCCCCTGCGCACCGGCTACTGTGCCGCCAAGCACGCGGTGATGGGCTTCTTCGACGCCCTGCGGGCCGAGGTGGAAGACGATGACATTCTGGTCTCCACCATTACCCCCGGTTTCATCCGCACGGACATTTCCCGCAATGCCCTGGCGGCCGATGGCTCGGCCTTCGGCGAGGAAGACGAGAACATTGCCGGTGGCATGGACGTCGGCGAGTGCGCGGATGTCATCGTCAGTGCGCTGGCCAAGGGAAAACGCGAGATTCCCGTCGGCAAGGGCAAGGAAATGGCAGCGCTTTGGGTCAAGCGTGTCGCTCCCGAGATGATGTTTAAGTTGGCGCGCAAGCAGAACTGA
- a CDS encoding alpha/beta fold hydrolase produces MDLQESFINSPDHHRIPLLSWAAETPSAVLVIAHGMAEHAARYQPLALWLNQQGVSVIAIQHRGHGPHCPETDLGHYADHKGWQKVVDDLQQVVVHARKQHPDLPLTLFGHSMGSFIAQAFSQQYGDQIDRLILCATNRIDKPKLRTSLALVRSIRALRGKRHHSRLIDNMTFGAFNKAFSPNRTSHDWLSRDPQQVDRYLRDPLCGFPCTAGLWSDFIGGMLTINPKTWRKDLPIHLLAGDSDPVGEMGHGFNRHVANLRGAGLLVASDRLFPGARHELVNETNADEVWHHILDCLRTGTDSGA; encoded by the coding sequence ATGGACCTGCAGGAAAGTTTCATCAACAGCCCCGATCACCATCGAATTCCGTTGCTGTCGTGGGCGGCGGAAACCCCGTCGGCCGTGCTGGTCATTGCCCACGGCATGGCGGAGCATGCAGCCCGCTACCAGCCGCTGGCGCTCTGGCTGAACCAACAGGGGGTATCGGTGATTGCGATCCAGCATCGAGGCCACGGACCGCATTGCCCCGAAACTGATCTTGGCCATTACGCCGACCACAAGGGCTGGCAGAAAGTGGTGGACGACCTGCAGCAAGTCGTTGTCCACGCCAGAAAGCAACACCCCGACCTCCCGCTAACGCTGTTCGGCCACAGCATGGGTTCGTTCATCGCCCAGGCCTTCAGCCAGCAGTATGGTGACCAGATCGACAGACTGATCCTCTGCGCGACCAATCGTATCGACAAGCCGAAGTTGCGGACCTCCCTGGCGCTGGTCCGCTCTATCCGGGCACTGCGCGGGAAACGGCACCACAGCCGCCTGATCGACAATATGACCTTCGGTGCCTTCAACAAGGCGTTCTCCCCCAATCGCACCAGCCATGACTGGCTCAGCCGCGACCCGCAACAGGTGGACCGCTACCTGAGAGACCCACTCTGCGGCTTCCCCTGCACGGCTGGGCTATGGTCCGACTTCATTGGTGGCATGCTGACCATCAATCCAAAAACATGGCGCAAGGACCTTCCGATACACCTGCTGGCCGGTGACAGCGACCCGGTTGGCGAGATGGGACACGGTTTCAACCGGCATGTTGCCAACCTTCGTGGCGCCGGCCTGCTCGTTGCCTCCGACCGTCTGTTTCCCGGCGCCCGTCACGAACTGGTCAATGAAACCAATGCTGACGAGGTCTGGCACCACATCCTCGACTGCCTGCGTACCGGGACAGACTCCGGCGCGTAA
- a CDS encoding sterol desaturase family protein, whose amino-acid sequence MALMDMMRAVLEESGLLPLWNALAPWLALDERQLIFVVATPVFIAVTLWEYLRIRHDPKRMDVPEALRNFALGAGYQLTELLFAGLIAFPVYAFLYHHRLLDLELNWAMGLLTFVGVDFCFYWMHRSSHRIRWFWAAHVVHHSSERMNFSTAMRQNATNIFNGMWLFYVPLALIGFNPVWIGVAYALSLVYQFFIHTTLVGKLPGWVETVFNTPSHHRVHHGRNPGYIDRNYGGTLIVWDRLFGTFVAEDEQAPPDYGITRPIHSRNLLVLWTHEYVDLFRAMARPGGLQARLKHLWKPPEWDRDAD is encoded by the coding sequence ATGGCATTGATGGACATGATGAGGGCGGTTCTTGAGGAGAGCGGGTTGCTCCCCCTCTGGAACGCCCTCGCCCCCTGGCTGGCACTGGACGAACGCCAACTGATATTCGTTGTCGCAACGCCGGTGTTCATTGCCGTCACCCTGTGGGAGTACCTGCGGATTCGCCACGACCCCAAACGCATGGACGTACCGGAAGCCCTGCGGAACTTTGCCCTGGGTGCTGGCTACCAACTGACGGAGTTGCTGTTCGCGGGCCTGATCGCCTTTCCCGTATACGCATTCCTCTACCACCACCGACTGCTGGATCTGGAACTGAACTGGGCGATGGGTCTTTTGACGTTTGTTGGAGTGGATTTCTGTTTTTACTGGATGCACCGTTCCAGCCACCGCATACGCTGGTTCTGGGCCGCCCATGTGGTCCACCATTCCTCCGAGCGTATGAATTTCTCCACCGCCATGCGCCAGAATGCCACCAATATCTTTAACGGCATGTGGCTGTTCTATGTGCCCTTGGCGTTGATCGGCTTCAATCCTGTGTGGATCGGCGTGGCTTATGCCCTCTCACTGGTGTACCAGTTTTTCATTCACACCACGCTGGTTGGCAAACTGCCAGGCTGGGTGGAAACCGTGTTCAACACCCCCAGCCATCACCGGGTTCACCATGGCCGCAACCCCGGCTATATCGACCGCAACTACGGTGGCACCCTGATCGTCTGGGACCGACTGTTCGGCACCTTTGTCGCCGAAGACGAACAGGCACCACCGGACTACGGCATTACCCGACCGATACACTCCAGGAACCTGCTGGTGCTGTGGACCCACGAGTACGTGGACCTGTTCCGGGCCATGGCCCGACCAGGCGGCCTGCAAGCCCGCCTGAAGCACTTGTGGAAGCCACCTGAATGGGATCGGGACGCGGACTAG
- a CDS encoding helix-turn-helix domain-containing protein codes for MAKVMRVTGAWTGLLSDWLEQEGLENAPVRIALARWASEDNVLVPVWRDLLAQGLALAPQYAAPELKVGACVRPAHVGVLGYLVLASDTLGEAMLAYQRYETLFYGASLAEIEVVGDQAEMRWPPSENELGQQADGAAIAALVTFMRRQIDQPPPPSLVSFLGDVGAEAAREYERFFGCSVTWNDSHVRVRFPLHYLSLPMPRRDPTLRELLDRQARALLRALPEASQAGSGIDRQLQQVLLKLLSDGEPTLARAAHAMHMSPRTLQRRLARYQLSWQQWLDRNREQLARQYLDDTSLTLTDIALLLGFSEQSAFTRAYRRWTGNSPGRERRQWLSD; via the coding sequence ATGGCCAAGGTAATGCGGGTAACCGGTGCCTGGACGGGACTGCTATCGGACTGGCTTGAACAGGAGGGACTGGAGAATGCCCCGGTCAGGATAGCGCTGGCGCGCTGGGCGTCGGAAGACAACGTACTGGTGCCGGTGTGGCGTGACCTGCTGGCGCAGGGACTGGCTCTGGCGCCTCAGTATGCCGCTCCCGAGCTAAAGGTGGGGGCCTGTGTGCGTCCTGCCCATGTGGGTGTGCTCGGCTATCTGGTGCTGGCGTCCGACACCCTCGGCGAGGCCATGTTGGCCTACCAGCGCTACGAAACCCTGTTTTATGGTGCCAGCCTGGCGGAAATCGAGGTCGTCGGCGATCAGGCGGAAATGCGCTGGCCGCCCTCGGAGAATGAGCTTGGCCAGCAGGCGGACGGCGCTGCAATTGCAGCATTGGTGACCTTTATGCGTCGCCAGATTGATCAGCCACCTCCGCCCTCGCTAGTGAGTTTTCTGGGTGACGTCGGTGCTGAGGCGGCCAGGGAATACGAACGGTTTTTTGGCTGCTCGGTGACCTGGAACGACAGCCATGTGCGAGTCCGGTTTCCGCTGCATTACCTCAGCCTGCCCATGCCCCGGCGAGACCCGACACTTCGCGAGTTGCTGGACCGGCAGGCCCGTGCCCTGCTGCGGGCGTTGCCGGAGGCGTCACAGGCGGGCTCGGGCATTGATCGCCAGCTACAGCAGGTACTGCTGAAACTGTTGTCTGATGGCGAGCCCACCCTGGCGCGTGCAGCCCATGCCATGCACATGTCACCGCGAACGCTGCAGCGACGCCTGGCCCGGTATCAGTTGAGCTGGCAGCAGTGGCTCGATCGGAACCGGGAACAGCTGGCGCGACAGTACCTGGACGACACCTCACTGACGCTGACCGACATTGCTCTGCTGTTGGGCTTTTCCGAGCAAAGTGCTTTTACCCGGGCCTACCGCCGCTGGACCGGCAATTCACCCGGCCGAGAGCGCCGTCAGTGGCTCAGCGATTAG
- a CDS encoding glutathione S-transferase family protein yields MAIKLYQFAISHYCEKARWALDHKGLSYEAISLLPGQHINTIRKLTGADSSVPVLDHDGHRVQGSKAIIDYLDDTFPENPLTPTDPQAREAALSWEQRLDDEAGPSVRCYSYHHFLQRPKVVVPMLAAGTPFYNRILLRLAFSRVDEVMRKWMKINEKTAAQSRETMERYLTELANAYQEKPYLAGDSFSRADLAAASLFAPMFQPGQYPVPWPKPTKIPKDIQAWLDQWQPQIHTLEKVYAANR; encoded by the coding sequence ATGGCGATAAAACTCTACCAGTTTGCTATTTCACACTACTGCGAAAAGGCTCGCTGGGCCCTGGATCACAAAGGGCTGAGCTACGAAGCCATCAGCCTTTTGCCCGGCCAGCACATCAACACTATCCGCAAACTGACGGGCGCTGATTCATCGGTACCGGTACTGGACCATGACGGTCACCGGGTTCAGGGATCGAAAGCCATCATTGACTATCTGGACGACACGTTTCCCGAGAACCCGCTGACGCCGACCGACCCGCAGGCCCGCGAGGCTGCGCTGTCCTGGGAGCAGCGGCTGGACGACGAAGCCGGCCCCAGCGTGCGCTGTTACTCCTACCACCACTTCCTGCAACGCCCCAAGGTGGTCGTTCCCATGCTGGCTGCGGGCACGCCCTTCTACAATCGGATTCTACTGAGACTGGCCTTCAGCCGGGTGGACGAGGTCATGCGCAAATGGATGAAGATCAACGAGAAAACCGCCGCGCAGTCGCGGGAAACCATGGAGCGCTACCTGACCGAACTGGCGAATGCTTACCAGGAGAAGCCCTACCTGGCTGGAGATAGTTTCTCCCGCGCCGACCTCGCCGCGGCCTCCTTGTTCGCACCCATGTTCCAGCCCGGGCAATACCCGGTGCCCTGGCCAAAACCGACGAAAATCCCCAAAGACATCCAGGCCTGGCTGGATCAATGGCAGCCACAGATCCACACGCTGGAAAAGGTCTATGCTGCTAATCGCTGA
- a CDS encoding META domain-containing protein yields the protein MKGIAALWPLTLVMLGLIAGCASSPDDGSKKETAKACSQALPPCFVPGPIEQPFVARGNEPFWRVIVEPGQLVLERMGEEPIALRYDIVEQSPTERTFRAEGDGVRIELKAASQLCRDSMSGMAYPRQVRLDINGEAASGCGGEPEELLLGPEWVVEDIGGRGIIDSSRVTLNFQADQRVSGRASCNQFSGGWNLTGEGLGFTRMASTKKACAPALMNQEDRFLSLLGEVQHFDIGRHGELLLLTGDGRPIRAFQSTD from the coding sequence ATGAAAGGAATCGCCGCATTATGGCCGCTGACGTTGGTCATGCTTGGACTAATTGCCGGCTGCGCGTCCAGCCCTGATGATGGTAGTAAGAAGGAGACAGCCAAAGCCTGCAGCCAGGCGCTGCCACCGTGCTTTGTTCCGGGGCCGATTGAACAGCCTTTTGTTGCCCGGGGGAACGAGCCGTTCTGGCGGGTGATCGTCGAGCCGGGACAGCTGGTGCTGGAGCGAATGGGCGAAGAGCCCATCGCGCTGCGTTATGACATAGTCGAGCAAAGCCCTACCGAGCGGACTTTTCGCGCTGAAGGCGATGGCGTTCGGATTGAGCTCAAAGCGGCCAGCCAGCTATGTCGCGATTCCATGTCAGGCATGGCTTATCCCCGCCAGGTTCGACTCGACATAAACGGCGAGGCAGCCAGCGGCTGCGGGGGTGAGCCCGAAGAGTTGCTTCTGGGGCCTGAATGGGTTGTCGAGGATATCGGCGGTCGCGGCATTATTGACAGTTCCCGGGTCACACTGAACTTTCAGGCAGACCAGCGAGTCTCCGGGCGGGCGTCCTGTAATCAGTTCAGCGGCGGCTGGAACCTGACCGGTGAGGGGCTCGGGTTCACCCGGATGGCGTCCACCAAGAAGGCCTGCGCGCCGGCGCTGATGAATCAGGAAGACCGATTCCTGTCGTTGTTGGGTGAGGTGCAACACTTCGACATTGGCCGGCATGGCGAGTTGCTGTTGCTGACCGGAGATGGACGTCCGATCAGGGCATTTCAGTCCACAGACTGA
- a CDS encoding substrate-binding periplasmic protein yields the protein MPRLAVALLTVLLLHGCSPPPDEESPSSDVDTQTPTNEALSAALSNTTPRPRTIVIASDPWCPHNCEAGSDREGYMVDIAREVLGEAGYTVEYVNVSWARALQLTREGQLDAVVGAFTTDAPDFVFPDTPQGRSAIALFTHPDNRWVYDGLASLHNQKLLVINGYSYTNDLDRYIEENHANPDRIWVIAGPSPLDRAIYLLDQHRTDLFAEDIYVMAWWEMNNNESVTAPRQAGLVDEIEAFVAFSPVREDAKELAELLTEGTRKLMDSGRVQQILDQYGLSLWTEMP from the coding sequence ATGCCCAGACTGGCAGTGGCTCTACTAACCGTACTCCTGTTGCACGGCTGCTCACCTCCTCCTGACGAAGAGAGCCCTTCTTCAGACGTCGACACGCAGACGCCAACCAATGAGGCCCTGTCCGCTGCCCTTTCCAATACGACACCCCGGCCCCGGACGATCGTTATCGCATCCGATCCCTGGTGCCCCCATAACTGCGAAGCGGGGAGCGATCGCGAGGGCTACATGGTGGACATTGCCCGCGAGGTCCTTGGCGAAGCCGGCTATACCGTGGAGTACGTCAACGTTAGCTGGGCACGGGCGCTGCAATTAACGCGTGAAGGTCAACTGGACGCAGTGGTCGGTGCCTTCACAACCGATGCCCCGGATTTCGTGTTTCCAGACACCCCCCAGGGGCGCTCAGCCATTGCGCTGTTTACCCACCCCGACAACCGTTGGGTATACGACGGGCTGGCATCGCTCCATAACCAGAAGCTTCTGGTCATCAATGGGTACTCCTACACCAATGATCTGGACCGGTACATTGAGGAGAATCACGCCAATCCGGACAGAATCTGGGTGATCGCGGGGCCGTCCCCCCTTGACCGGGCCATCTACCTGCTGGACCAACATCGCACCGACCTCTTTGCGGAAGATATCTACGTAATGGCCTGGTGGGAAATGAACAACAACGAATCCGTCACCGCACCCCGGCAGGCAGGATTGGTCGACGAAATCGAAGCCTTCGTTGCGTTTTCCCCGGTACGGGAAGACGCGAAAGAACTCGCGGAACTGTTAACGGAAGGCACCCGAAAACTCATGGACAGCGGCCGGGTACAACAGATCCTGGACCAATACGGACTCAGTCTGTGGACTGAAATGCCCTGA
- a CDS encoding betaine/proline/choline family ABC transporter ATP-binding protein (Members of the family are the ATP-binding subunit of ABC transporters for substrates such as betaine, L-proline or other amino acids, choline, carnitine, etc. The substrate specificity is best determined from the substrate-binding subunit, rather than this subunit, as it interacts with the permease subunit and not with substrate directly.) has protein sequence MDRDIKISIRNLYKIFGPIPDVALAYVRRGMGKAELLEKHNHVLGLQDINVDMREGEITVIMGLSGSGKSTLIRHLNRLIEPTAGEIKVDGKNVLAFDEDGLRKLRREQMSMVFQKFALLPHKTVLENAGMALLVRGHTVRDFEDEAKKWLARVGLEGNENQYPHQLSGGMQQRVGIARALASNSPVMLMDEAFSALDPLIRSDMQDLLLELQEELKKTVVFITHDLDEALKLADHLVILKDGHIVQQGEPQEILMHPNDPYITDFISDINRARVLRVRSVMAKTTEPPADSAGDISDRDNLESVIARSDGDTDLVYRVVKKGNQVGILEMKELVKALVPVDASEGDNRSRY, from the coding sequence GTGGACCGGGATATCAAGATTTCCATCCGGAACCTCTACAAGATTTTCGGCCCCATTCCCGATGTCGCCCTGGCGTATGTGCGCCGGGGTATGGGAAAGGCCGAACTGCTGGAAAAGCACAACCACGTACTGGGTCTCCAGGATATCAACGTGGATATGCGAGAAGGCGAGATCACCGTCATCATGGGTCTGTCTGGCTCAGGCAAGTCCACGTTGATACGCCATCTCAACCGGCTAATCGAACCCACTGCCGGTGAGATCAAGGTGGATGGCAAAAACGTACTCGCCTTCGACGAGGACGGATTGCGGAAGCTGCGGCGTGAACAAATGTCGATGGTTTTCCAGAAATTCGCCCTGCTTCCCCACAAGACCGTGCTGGAGAACGCCGGCATGGCGCTGCTGGTAAGAGGCCATACGGTGCGGGACTTCGAGGACGAAGCCAAGAAATGGCTCGCCCGGGTGGGGCTGGAAGGCAACGAAAACCAATACCCGCACCAGCTATCCGGCGGTATGCAGCAGCGCGTGGGCATTGCCCGGGCACTCGCATCCAACTCGCCCGTGATGCTGATGGACGAGGCCTTCTCCGCCCTGGACCCGCTGATTCGCTCCGACATGCAGGACCTGCTGCTGGAGTTGCAGGAGGAACTGAAGAAAACCGTGGTGTTCATCACCCACGATCTGGACGAGGCGCTAAAGCTGGCTGACCACCTGGTTATCCTCAAGGACGGACACATCGTCCAGCAGGGCGAACCCCAGGAAATTCTCATGCATCCCAACGATCCGTACATTACGGATTTCATCAGCGACATCAATCGTGCACGGGTTCTGAGAGTGCGTTCCGTGATGGCAAAAACCACGGAACCTCCCGCTGACAGTGCCGGCGACATTTCCGATCGGGACAACCTGGAGTCGGTGATCGCAAGGTCCGACGGCGATACCGACCTTGTCTATCGGGTGGTCAAAAAAGGCAACCAGGTAGGCATTCTCGAGATGAAAGAACTGGTCAAGGCACTGGTGCCGGTCGATGCATCGGAAGGAGACAATCGCAGCCGTTACTGA
- a CDS encoding ABC transporter permease, whose protein sequence is MATYDFVFSSLGLEDWCSDGQSDAPMSMAALLQKTKGTDAEAESLWDLPFPSMDALNESCAAFPKSRELTKGLEEGFLSIKDSLSVVLDPLTQPLSWFLDGTLYGMLNTPWWIVIPALLAVVFVVTKSWKLVGFVAGSLVLLAFIDYYQYAMETLSIIFVCAFLCVLLGVPIGIAMSRSDMMQRLTIPVLDMLQTLPPFVYLIPLIFLFSVTESKLYGIAIILYAIVPVIRLTNLGIRLVDKDVIEAADAFGMTSHQKLFKVQIPLALPNIMAGVNQTIMMSLAMVVIASLVSAPGLGVLVLQGIRNLELGVGLVAGLGIVILAVILDRVTKASLARINASQKQ, encoded by the coding sequence ATGGCGACCTACGATTTCGTGTTTTCATCACTGGGTCTGGAAGACTGGTGCTCTGACGGCCAAAGTGATGCCCCCATGTCAATGGCGGCGTTGCTGCAAAAAACCAAAGGAACGGACGCCGAAGCAGAGTCACTATGGGACCTGCCTTTTCCATCCATGGACGCGCTTAACGAGTCCTGCGCGGCCTTCCCCAAATCCAGGGAACTGACAAAAGGTCTTGAAGAGGGCTTCCTGTCCATCAAGGACAGTCTGAGTGTTGTTCTGGACCCTTTGACCCAACCGCTAAGCTGGTTTCTGGACGGGACACTCTACGGCATGCTGAACACGCCCTGGTGGATCGTGATACCGGCGCTGCTGGCCGTGGTGTTTGTCGTCACCAAATCCTGGAAACTGGTGGGATTTGTGGCTGGCAGCCTGGTTCTGCTGGCCTTTATTGACTACTACCAGTATGCGATGGAGACGCTGTCGATCATCTTTGTCTGCGCGTTCCTCTGTGTGCTGCTGGGCGTGCCCATCGGCATTGCCATGTCCCGCAGCGACATGATGCAGCGCCTGACCATTCCCGTGCTCGACATGCTGCAGACACTGCCGCCCTTTGTGTACCTGATTCCGCTGATCTTCCTGTTCAGCGTGACCGAGTCCAAGCTCTACGGCATTGCCATCATCCTGTACGCCATTGTGCCGGTCATCCGTCTCACCAACCTGGGTATCCGCCTGGTGGACAAGGATGTAATCGAAGCCGCTGACGCCTTCGGGATGACCAGCCACCAGAAACTCTTCAAGGTCCAGATTCCACTGGCGCTGCCCAACATCATGGCGGGTGTAAACCAGACCATTATGATGAGCCTGGCCATGGTGGTTATCGCTTCCCTGGTGTCGGCACCGGGGCTCGGGGTGCTGGTGCTTCAGGGCATTCGCAACCTGGAGCTGGGTGTCGGGCTGGTTGCCGGCCTTGGCATCGTGATTCTGGCGGTGATCCTTGATCGGGTAACCAAGGCCTCACTGGCGCGCATCAACGCCTCACAGAAACAGTAA
- a CDS encoding ABC transporter substrate-binding protein, with amino-acid sequence MRKLTPVALLCAMSVPALAQADCGEVSITEMGWASNTVVTSVAKFIMEQGYGCDVTVVPSDTVPAVTSVAENGEPDIVTELWLNSAGEAYLELEEQGKIERLTKVLEPGGVEGWWIPTYLAEKHPELTTIEGVMANPELVDNRFNNCPSGWGCRVVSDNLIRALDLESSGIEVFNHGSGETLASSMASAVQSEEPWFGYYWGPTVPLGKFDMTRVELGDYKPEVHTRNQTQDADNPGVSEFPAATVLTSVTTDFKDREPEVAEMLSKLTFKTDTMSALLAWMDSNNASAEEAAVYFLSNNSDEWSSWLNDSAKKRLASVLGE; translated from the coding sequence ATGCGAAAGCTAACGCCAGTCGCGCTGCTTTGCGCGATGTCCGTGCCTGCACTTGCCCAGGCCGATTGCGGTGAAGTTTCCATCACCGAAATGGGCTGGGCATCCAACACAGTTGTCACCAGCGTTGCCAAATTCATCATGGAGCAGGGGTACGGCTGTGATGTCACCGTGGTTCCCTCCGACACCGTCCCCGCTGTTACCTCGGTCGCCGAAAATGGTGAACCGGACATCGTTACCGAACTGTGGCTCAACTCCGCAGGTGAGGCCTACCTGGAACTGGAAGAACAGGGCAAGATCGAGCGTCTGACCAAAGTATTGGAGCCCGGTGGCGTTGAAGGCTGGTGGATTCCAACCTACCTGGCCGAGAAGCACCCCGAATTGACCACCATCGAAGGTGTCATGGCTAATCCGGAACTGGTGGACAACCGCTTTAACAATTGCCCAAGTGGCTGGGGTTGTCGTGTGGTCAGTGACAACCTGATCAGGGCGCTCGACCTGGAAAGCTCTGGCATTGAGGTGTTCAACCACGGTTCCGGTGAAACCCTGGCCTCGTCCATGGCCTCTGCCGTGCAGTCTGAAGAGCCCTGGTTTGGCTATTACTGGGGCCCCACTGTCCCGCTCGGCAAGTTCGACATGACCCGCGTCGAACTGGGTGACTACAAGCCGGAGGTTCACACCCGTAACCAGACCCAGGATGCGGACAACCCTGGCGTGTCTGAATTTCCCGCCGCCACCGTACTGACGTCCGTGACCACGGACTTCAAGGATCGTGAGCCGGAAGTTGCGGAAATGCTCAGCAAGCTGACATTCAAAACCGACACCATGAGCGCCCTGTTGGCGTGGATGGATTCCAACAACGCGTCGGCAGAAGAAGCGGCCGTGTATTTCCTGAGCAACAACAGCGACGAGTGGTCAAGCTGGCTGAACGATTCGGCCAAGAAACGCCTGGCTTCGGTGCTGGGAGAGTAA
- a CDS encoding M14 family zinc carboxypeptidase, translated as MTELRKLTPHSAIPAEQARRDSRQRHLLRTFLPEMIRLERVLAEAPGQVTVKTLSRVAMKHIDLPIYRVDLGSEAPDAPVVMLVGGVHGLERIGSEVVMAWLRNLLARMSWDGHLQALLKKVRVTLLPILNPGGMYLNQRSNPNGVDLMRNAPITAQDRSAFLLGGQRFSPRLPWFIGDPEQGMEAENQALESVISELLPGRPFSVALDCHSGFGWQDQIWFPYAYRRRPMRRIESVMALKLIWEQAWPEHNYRFEPQSRHYLTHGDLWDYFYKKINRSGEGAFIPLTLELGSWRWIKKRPRQLLRLDGFFNPLVPHRHRRVLRSHLTFIDFLVSAAAHHENWLPHSDEASMLREAAIAHWYRDHH; from the coding sequence ATGACCGAATTGCGCAAACTGACCCCCCATTCTGCTATTCCTGCCGAACAGGCCCGTCGGGATAGCCGCCAACGCCATCTGCTGAGAACCTTTCTGCCGGAGATGATTCGTCTTGAGCGTGTGCTGGCGGAAGCGCCGGGACAGGTTACTGTGAAGACGCTCTCTCGGGTTGCGATGAAACACATTGACCTGCCGATCTACCGGGTTGACCTCGGCAGCGAGGCACCCGATGCGCCAGTGGTGATGCTGGTGGGTGGCGTTCACGGTCTTGAACGCATCGGCAGCGAAGTCGTCATGGCCTGGTTGCGCAATCTGCTGGCAAGGATGTCCTGGGACGGGCATCTCCAGGCCCTGCTGAAAAAAGTGCGGGTTACCCTGCTGCCCATCCTCAACCCCGGCGGCATGTACCTGAATCAGCGCAGCAATCCCAACGGGGTCGACCTGATGCGCAACGCACCGATCACCGCCCAGGACCGCAGTGCGTTCCTGTTGGGCGGGCAGCGCTTCTCCCCGCGCCTGCCGTGGTTCATTGGTGATCCCGAGCAGGGTATGGAAGCGGAGAACCAGGCCCTTGAGTCGGTGATCTCGGAGCTCCTGCCAGGCCGTCCTTTCAGTGTCGCGCTGGACTGTCATTCCGGTTTCGGCTGGCAGGACCAGATCTGGTTCCCCTATGCTTACCGTCGTCGCCCCATGCGACGGATCGAATCGGTGATGGCATTGAAGCTGATCTGGGAGCAGGCCTGGCCGGAACACAACTATCGCTTCGAGCCCCAGTCCCGTCATTACCTGACCCACGGCGATCTGTGGGACTATTTCTACAAGAAGATCAACCGCAGCGGTGAGGGCGCCTTTATTCCCCTTACCCTGGAACTGGGCTCCTGGCGATGGATCAAGAAGCGCCCACGACAGTTGCTGCGACTGGACGGCTTTTTCAATCCGCTGGTACCCCATCGCCATCGGCGCGTACTGCGAAGTCACCTGACCTTTATCGATTTCCTGGTCAGCGCCGCCGCCCATCACGAAAACTGGTTGCCGCACTCGGATGAGGCGTCCATGCTAAGGGAGGCCGCCATCGCCCACTGGTACAGGGATCATCACTGA